From a single Rutidosis leptorrhynchoides isolate AG116_Rl617_1_P2 chromosome 5, CSIRO_AGI_Rlap_v1, whole genome shotgun sequence genomic region:
- the LOC139846821 gene encoding uncharacterized protein isoform X2, whose protein sequence is MIKFEYELNEDNNECFYESFDRLVSSTTSSSSSCSQFEYDVNNDNNDDLILDDYNGVVRSLPIPKFPTGVVNNYDVWISQPSPVDERRMRLLKQMGLNRDSSCDQVNLNSSVIRSKSADDHEQCSSSVSLNLCNEICSVNSFSSPVADTNADSDTVLMTTVSNNSNTVVSTNAPNWKQNNLNLDVSCTIKNLDNGNEFVVDEVREDGMCGKLKEVGTGRRLTMEEFEMCVGSSPIVQELMRRKNVEGGSNVSPDTNNGVNGFKLKKKSGWLKSIKNVTSSVRRNSDERDTSRSSSATDDSRHVTFHGPERVRVRHYGKSSKDLTGVYRTQEIRAHNGSIWTIKFSLDGKYLASAGEDCVIHVWQVVNLDRKGDLLLNKQEDINLNVLWLSNGSLQPGLASLNLDSKIKKKRGRLLVNRKSTSLDHIVVPETMFGLSEKPFCPFEGHLDDVLDLSWSKSQHLLSSSMDKTVRLWDLSSKLCLKVFSHNDYVTCIQFNPVDDRYFISGSLDAKVRIWNILDHQVVDWNDMHEMVTAACYTPDGQAALVGSYMGNCYLYNTTENKLQQKSQINLQNKKKSRHKKITGFQFAPGTTSEVLITSADSQIRVVDGVDLVHKFKGFRNTNRQISASVTSNGRYVVCASEDSQVYVWKHEGDSRASKNKGVTVSHSYEHFHCQDVSVAIPWPGQIDTPRGSQKGLFGEPNRFSGDHFEVISLVNHPPTPVDIVSGCNSSSPFHGLISSASNGYFFDRFSATWPEEKLVSATKNLRSRHTSADYTNGLSPRKSGWGMVIVTAGLHGEIRIFQNFGLPVRL, encoded by the exons ATGATCAAATTCGAATACGAACTTAACGAAGATAACAACGAGTGTTTCTACGAGTCGTTTGATCGATTAGTTTCTTCAActacttcttcatcatcatcatgttcACAATTCGAATATGACgtcaacaatgataataatgacgATTTGATTTTAGATGATTATAACGGCGTGGTACGTTCGTTACCTATACCTAAATTTCCAACGGGCGTTGTGAATAATTATGATGTTTGGATTTCGCAACCGTCTCCTGTTGACGAACGCCGTATGCGGTTGCTTAAACAGATGGGACTCAACCGTGATTCGTCCTGTGATCAGGTTAATTTAAACTCTAGCGTTATTCGTTCGAAATCTGCTGATGATCATGAACAGTGTAGCTCTAGTGTTAGTTTGAATTTGTGTAATGAAATTTGTTCCGTTAATTCGTTTTCTTCGCCTGTTGCTGATACTAATGCTGATAGTGATACTGTACTAATGACTACTGTAAGTAATAATAGTAACACGGTTGTTAGTACTAATGCTCCCAATTGGAAACAGAATAATTTGAATTTGGATGTTAGTTGTACGATTAAGAATCTTGATAATGGGAATGAGTTTGTGGTGGATGAGGTAAGAGAGGATGGAATGTGTGGGAAATTAAAGGAAGTTGGGACAGGGAGGCGGTTAACTATGGAAGAATTCGAAATGTGTGTTGGAAGTTCGCCTATCGTACAAGAGTTGATGAGAAGGAAAAATGTGGAGGGTGGTAGTAACGTTTCGCCTGATACGAATAATGGTGTGAAtggatttaaattgaagaagaaAAGCGGGTGGTTGAAGAGTATCAAGAATGTAACGAGTTCGGTTAGACGAAACAGTGACGAGAGAGATACATCGAGGTCTAGTTCTGCTACTGACGATAGTCGACATGTTACTTTTCATGGTCCTGAACGAGTACGTGTTAGACATTATGGGAAATCTTCTAAAGATCTAACGGGTGTTTATAGAACCCAGGAGATACGGGCTCATAATGGATCAATCTGGACCATTAAGTTCAGCTTAGATGGAAAGTATCTTGCTAGTGCTGGTGAGGATTGTGTCATTCATGTATGGCAAGTGGTTAATTTGGATAGAAAAGGTGATCTTTTACTTAATAAGCAAGAAGATATAAATTTGAATGTGTTATGGCTGTCGAATGGGTCACTGCAACCAGGTTTGGCATCACTGAATTTGGATAGCAAAATTAAGAAGAAACGAGGTAGGTTATTGGTAAACCGAAAGTCTACGAGTTTGGACCATATTGTGGTGCCGGAAACCATGTTTGGACTCTCAGAAAAACCTTTTTGTCCCTTCGAAGGACATTTGGATGATGTGCTTGACTTGTCATGGTCTAAATCTCAG CATTTGCTTTCATCCTCGATGGACAAAACAGTGCGGTTGTGGGACTTGTCTAGCAAGTTATGTTTGAAAGTATTTTCTCACAACGACTACG TAACATGCATCCAGTTCAATCCTGTTGATGATAGATACTTTATTAGTGGATCACTTGATGCTAAAGTTCGCATTTGGAACATTCTGGATCATCAAGTGGTTGATTGGAATGATATGCATGAAATGGTCACTGCTGCCTGCTATACACCAGATGGTCAG GCTGCACTAGTTGGTTCGTACATGGGGAACTGTTATTTATATAACACAACTG AGAATAAGTTACAGCAAAAAAGTCAGATCAATTTGCAGAACAAAAAGAAATCTCGTCATAAAAAGATTACTGGGTTTCAG TTTGCTCCAGGTACTACATCAGAAGTCCTCATTACATCTGCTGACTCACAAATTCGTGTTGTTGATGGTGTTGACTTGGTTCACAAGTTTAAAG GATTTCGCAACACAAACAGGCAAATCTCGGCGTCTGTTACGTCAAATGGGAGATACGTGGTTTGTGCAAGTGAGGATTCGCAAGTGTATGTATGGAAACACGAAGGTGATTCTCGGGCTAGCAAAAACAAAGGCGTTACTGTTAGTCATTCGTACGAGCACTTCCATTGTCAAGATGTATCAGTCGCCATCCCATGGCCCGGTCAAATCGACACCCCTCGGGGTTCTCAAAAAGGGCTTTTTGGAGAACCGAATAGGTTTAGTGGGGACCACTTTGAAGTCATCTCGTTGGTAAACCATCCTCCAACACCTGTCGATATAGTATCAGGATGTAATAGCAGTAGCCCGTTTCATGGACTCATTTCTAGTGCAAGTAATGGTTACTTTTTTGATCGGTTTTCCGCCACATGGCCCGAGGAAAAACTTGTTTCAGCTACCAAGAACCTGAGGAGTCGACATACAAGTGCAGATTATACAAACGGGTTGAGCCCGAGGAAGTCGGGGTGGGGTATGGTGATTGTGACGGCTGGGCTTCATGGGGAAATCAGGATATTCCAGAATTTTGGATTGCCTGTTCGATTATAA
- the LOC139846821 gene encoding uncharacterized protein isoform X1 has product MIKFEYELNEDNNECFYESFDRLVSSTTSSSSSCSQFEYDVNNDNNDDLILDDYNGVVRSLPIPKFPTGVVNNYDVWISQPSPVDERRMRLLKQMGLNRDSSCDQVNLNSSVIRSKSADDHEQCSSSVSLNLCNEICSVNSFSSPVADTNADSDTVLMTTVSNNSNTVVSTNAPNWKQNNLNLDVSCTIKNLDNGNEFVVDEVREDGMCGKLKEVGTGRRLTMEEFEMCVGSSPIVQELMRRKNVEGGSNVSPDTNNGVNGFKLKKKSGWLKSIKNVTSSVRRNSDERDTSRSSSATDDSRHVTFHGPERVRVRHYGKSSKDLTGVYRTQEIRAHNGSIWTIKFSLDGKYLASAGEDCVIHVWQVVNLDRKGDLLLNKQEDINLNVLWLSNGSLQPGLASLNLDSKIKKKRGRLLVNRKSTSLDHIVVPETMFGLSEKPFCPFEGHLDDVLDLSWSKSQHLLSSSMDKTVRLWDLSSKLCLKVFSHNDYVTCIQFNPVDDRYFISGSLDAKVRIWNILDHQVVDWNDMHEMVTAACYTPDGQAALVGSYMGNCYLYNTTGMYDLCMIVCVFLSFSAQIFILLQIAENKLQQKSQINLQNKKKSRHKKITGFQFAPGTTSEVLITSADSQIRVVDGVDLVHKFKGFRNTNRQISASVTSNGRYVVCASEDSQVYVWKHEGDSRASKNKGVTVSHSYEHFHCQDVSVAIPWPGQIDTPRGSQKGLFGEPNRFSGDHFEVISLVNHPPTPVDIVSGCNSSSPFHGLISSASNGYFFDRFSATWPEEKLVSATKNLRSRHTSADYTNGLSPRKSGWGMVIVTAGLHGEIRIFQNFGLPVRL; this is encoded by the exons ATGATCAAATTCGAATACGAACTTAACGAAGATAACAACGAGTGTTTCTACGAGTCGTTTGATCGATTAGTTTCTTCAActacttcttcatcatcatcatgttcACAATTCGAATATGACgtcaacaatgataataatgacgATTTGATTTTAGATGATTATAACGGCGTGGTACGTTCGTTACCTATACCTAAATTTCCAACGGGCGTTGTGAATAATTATGATGTTTGGATTTCGCAACCGTCTCCTGTTGACGAACGCCGTATGCGGTTGCTTAAACAGATGGGACTCAACCGTGATTCGTCCTGTGATCAGGTTAATTTAAACTCTAGCGTTATTCGTTCGAAATCTGCTGATGATCATGAACAGTGTAGCTCTAGTGTTAGTTTGAATTTGTGTAATGAAATTTGTTCCGTTAATTCGTTTTCTTCGCCTGTTGCTGATACTAATGCTGATAGTGATACTGTACTAATGACTACTGTAAGTAATAATAGTAACACGGTTGTTAGTACTAATGCTCCCAATTGGAAACAGAATAATTTGAATTTGGATGTTAGTTGTACGATTAAGAATCTTGATAATGGGAATGAGTTTGTGGTGGATGAGGTAAGAGAGGATGGAATGTGTGGGAAATTAAAGGAAGTTGGGACAGGGAGGCGGTTAACTATGGAAGAATTCGAAATGTGTGTTGGAAGTTCGCCTATCGTACAAGAGTTGATGAGAAGGAAAAATGTGGAGGGTGGTAGTAACGTTTCGCCTGATACGAATAATGGTGTGAAtggatttaaattgaagaagaaAAGCGGGTGGTTGAAGAGTATCAAGAATGTAACGAGTTCGGTTAGACGAAACAGTGACGAGAGAGATACATCGAGGTCTAGTTCTGCTACTGACGATAGTCGACATGTTACTTTTCATGGTCCTGAACGAGTACGTGTTAGACATTATGGGAAATCTTCTAAAGATCTAACGGGTGTTTATAGAACCCAGGAGATACGGGCTCATAATGGATCAATCTGGACCATTAAGTTCAGCTTAGATGGAAAGTATCTTGCTAGTGCTGGTGAGGATTGTGTCATTCATGTATGGCAAGTGGTTAATTTGGATAGAAAAGGTGATCTTTTACTTAATAAGCAAGAAGATATAAATTTGAATGTGTTATGGCTGTCGAATGGGTCACTGCAACCAGGTTTGGCATCACTGAATTTGGATAGCAAAATTAAGAAGAAACGAGGTAGGTTATTGGTAAACCGAAAGTCTACGAGTTTGGACCATATTGTGGTGCCGGAAACCATGTTTGGACTCTCAGAAAAACCTTTTTGTCCCTTCGAAGGACATTTGGATGATGTGCTTGACTTGTCATGGTCTAAATCTCAG CATTTGCTTTCATCCTCGATGGACAAAACAGTGCGGTTGTGGGACTTGTCTAGCAAGTTATGTTTGAAAGTATTTTCTCACAACGACTACG TAACATGCATCCAGTTCAATCCTGTTGATGATAGATACTTTATTAGTGGATCACTTGATGCTAAAGTTCGCATTTGGAACATTCTGGATCATCAAGTGGTTGATTGGAATGATATGCATGAAATGGTCACTGCTGCCTGCTATACACCAGATGGTCAG GCTGCACTAGTTGGTTCGTACATGGGGAACTGTTATTTATATAACACAACTGGTATGTATGATCTGTGTATGATTGTATGTGTGTTTCTCTCCTTTTCTGCTCAAATTTTCATACTACTACAAATTGCAGAGAATAAGTTACAGCAAAAAAGTCAGATCAATTTGCAGAACAAAAAGAAATCTCGTCATAAAAAGATTACTGGGTTTCAG TTTGCTCCAGGTACTACATCAGAAGTCCTCATTACATCTGCTGACTCACAAATTCGTGTTGTTGATGGTGTTGACTTGGTTCACAAGTTTAAAG GATTTCGCAACACAAACAGGCAAATCTCGGCGTCTGTTACGTCAAATGGGAGATACGTGGTTTGTGCAAGTGAGGATTCGCAAGTGTATGTATGGAAACACGAAGGTGATTCTCGGGCTAGCAAAAACAAAGGCGTTACTGTTAGTCATTCGTACGAGCACTTCCATTGTCAAGATGTATCAGTCGCCATCCCATGGCCCGGTCAAATCGACACCCCTCGGGGTTCTCAAAAAGGGCTTTTTGGAGAACCGAATAGGTTTAGTGGGGACCACTTTGAAGTCATCTCGTTGGTAAACCATCCTCCAACACCTGTCGATATAGTATCAGGATGTAATAGCAGTAGCCCGTTTCATGGACTCATTTCTAGTGCAAGTAATGGTTACTTTTTTGATCGGTTTTCCGCCACATGGCCCGAGGAAAAACTTGTTTCAGCTACCAAGAACCTGAGGAGTCGACATACAAGTGCAGATTATACAAACGGGTTGAGCCCGAGGAAGTCGGGGTGGGGTATGGTGATTGTGACGGCTGGGCTTCATGGGGAAATCAGGATATTCCAGAATTTTGGATTGCCTGTTCGATTATAA